TCCCGCATCGTCTCGTTGTCAGTTGCCGGCATGATTTCACAGAGGCGCGCTTTGCCGCAATGCGAAATCGATTTCTGCAACGATGGCCGTTCGGCCGATGGACAGCATCGCCGACATCGGTGACGATGCAAAATCGATTTCTGCATATGGAGAATGCCGTGGACGCGGTGGTGATCGAGAGACGCGGCGCGGTGGCGGTGATCCGGCTCAACCAGCCCGAAACGATGAATGCCATCAGCCCGGAGGTCAAAGCCGGGCTGGGCGCGGGGGTGCCGGCACTGGTCGACGACCCGGCCGTGCGCTGCATCGTCATCACCGGAACCGGCAATGCCTTCTGCGCCGGCGGCGACCTGCGCAACATGCAGGACCGGCGGGCGCCCCAGGTGATGGAGCGCATGCATCAGACCTATGCCTGGGTCGAGCGGCTGGTCAACGGCCGCACGCCCGTCGTCGCCGCCGTCAACGGCGCGGCCGCCGGTGCCGGCTTCTCGCTCGCCATGCTCTGCGACCTCGTGCTGGTGTCGGACACGGCCTCGTTCCGCGCCGGCTTCCCGAATATCGGCGCGGCGCCCGATCTCGGCCTAGCCTACACCCTGCCGCGCGTCATCGGCGTCCAGCGCGCCCGCGAGCTGCTCCTGACCAACCGGCGCGTCGCCGCCGACGAGGCGGTGGCGCTCGGCATCGCCCTGCGCGCGGTGCCGGCGGCCAGCCTGATGGACGAAGCCATGGCGCTGGCCACCACCATCGCGACCGGACCGTCGCTGTCGCTCGGCCTGACCAAGATGCTGCTCAACGAGGCGCTCGGCCCGACCTTCCCCGCCTTCCTGGACAAGGAGGCGATGGCCCAGGCGGTCGCCTTCGGCGGCGACCAGTTCGCCGAGGGCGTCCGCGCATTCCTGGAGAAACGCAAACCCGACTTCACAGCCATTTGACGCGAAGGGCCCGCAGAGGCCCGCGCCACCGAGGGAGACCGCCCCATGCCGACGCTGACGCGCCGGGCCGCCGTCAAGGGGGCCGCCGGCACCAT
This portion of the bacterium YEK0313 genome encodes:
- the echA8_10 gene encoding putative enoyl-CoA hydratase echA8; its protein translation is MDAVVIERRGAVAVIRLNQPETMNAISPEVKAGLGAGVPALVDDPAVRCIVITGTGNAFCAGGDLRNMQDRRAPQVMERMHQTYAWVERLVNGRTPVVAAVNGAAAGAGFSLAMLCDLVLVSDTASFRAGFPNIGAAPDLGLAYTLPRVIGVQRARELLLTNRRVAADEAVALGIALRAVPAASLMDEAMALATTIATGPSLSLGLTKMLLNEALGPTFPAFLDKEAMAQAVAFGGDQFAEGVRAFLEKRKPDFTAI